The following proteins are encoded in a genomic region of Necator americanus strain Aroian chromosome II, whole genome shotgun sequence:
- a CDS encoding hypothetical protein (NECATOR_CHRII.G4313.T1), which yields MAARTIHDNVNDLVKRTILKIEKILRRLPQKGDRVDVITASARDRYNQADSVRENRNASVLLIDQESSNSPSTSNYSQTVRLNDKPRHMHKATGHILSDSVRVTPLNNMEGMVINMLLCLKKERSYSTQLIDICIECPDFRAHRICVDGRWYNIE from the exons ATGGCAGCTCGAACGATTCATGATAATGTCAATGACCTTGTTAAAAGGACTATTCTCAAGATAGAGAAG ATTCTAAGAAGACTTCCGCAGAAGGGCGACAGAGTTGATGTGATTACTGCTAGCGCTCGTGATCGCTACAATCAAGCTGATTCAGTAAGAGAAAAT AGAAACGCATCTGTGCTGCTTATTGACCAAGAATCAAGCAATTCTCCTTC GACATCCAACTACTCGCAAACAGTGCGACTAAATGACAAACCTCGCCATATGCACAAAGCTACGGGCCACATATTGTCCGACTCG GTACGCGTTACACCTTTGAATAATATGGAAGGTATGGTCATCAACATGTTATTGTGCCTTAAGAAAGAACGCTCCTATAGTACACAACTGATCGACATTTGCATTGAATGCCCTGACTTTAGGGCGCATCGGATTTGTGTAGATGGTCGTTGGTATAATATCGAGTAA
- a CDS encoding hypothetical protein (NECATOR_CHRII.G4313.T2) encodes MAARTIHDNVNDLVKRTILKIEKILRRLPQKGDRVDVITASARDRYNQADSVRENRNASVLLIDQESSNSPSTSNYSQTVRLNDKPRHMHKATGHILSDSVRVTPLNNMEGRIGFV; translated from the exons ATGGCAGCTCGAACGATTCATGATAATGTCAATGACCTTGTTAAAAGGACTATTCTCAAGATAGAGAAG ATTCTAAGAAGACTTCCGCAGAAGGGCGACAGAGTTGATGTGATTACTGCTAGCGCTCGTGATCGCTACAATCAAGCTGATTCAGTAAGAGAAAAT AGAAACGCATCTGTGCTGCTTATTGACCAAGAATCAAGCAATTCTCCTTC GACATCCAACTACTCGCAAACAGTGCGACTAAATGACAAACCTCGCCATATGCACAAAGCTACGGGCCACATATTGTCCGACTCG GTACGCGTTACACCTTTGAATAATATGGAAG GGCGCATCGGATTTGTGTAG